In the genome of Fimbriimonadaceae bacterium, the window GGAATGCCGTCATTCTCGATCTGGTCGGGGAGCTGACCTACGCCAACCGCGCTACCTTCAAGGGGGCGGTCGATCGCGTGAAATCGAGCGGTTGCCGCCAGGTGATTCTCAACATGCACGGGGTTCGATTTTTGGATAGTTCCGCGCTCGGGACCCTGGCGCTCGTGGCGCAAAGCCTGAGCGGCACGCCGGGACGGATCGCGCTGTTGAACCCCCAAAGTTACGTGAAAGAGATCATTACGTTGGCCAATCTCCATCAGATGTTGCCCGTTTATCACTCGGAACAGGACGCGATTGCGGCAACGAATCTGCCCGCGGCCGGTTGAACAGTCCCAGGAGCAGTTTACGTGGGTGAGCCCGCACCGCAGATGACACCATCGGTCGAGGTCGTGACGGTTCCCAAACCGGCACCGGTGATTTTGCTCGTCGACGACGACGAAATCACCAGAATCGGCATGGCCGGTCGATTGAAACGCTTGGGGTATCGTGTGATCGAAGCCGTCGATGGTAGCGCCGGCTTAACCGCGATCCGCGCGCACCGTCCGGACTTGGTGATCCTTGATTGGATGATGCCGGGCATGGACGGTCCCAGTGTCTGTGAAGCGATCCGTGCGGACCCGGAGTTACGATCGAGTCAGGTCGTCCTCATGACCGCGCACGATCGGCCCGAACAGATTGCTGAAGGCCTCTCGCGCGGCGCCGACGATTTTCTCAGTAAAGCCGCCAGCAAGCAGGAAGTCTTGGCGCGGGTGCAGGCCAGCATACGGTCCAGCGCCCTGGTTCGTGAGATCGAGCGCACCCGCGACGATCTAGACCGTTCGCACAAATTGCTCTCCGCCAAGCAGCATGAGTTGGAGAGCGAACTCCAATCAGCTGCCGCCTTCGTCCGAGCGCAACTCCCGTTGCCGGGGATTCCGGCGCCGGGCATCGCCATGCACTGGGCCTATCAACCGTCCCTCGCCTTGGGCGGAGATCTCTTCCAGGTCTGTGCCTGGGGGACGGACGCGCTCGGGCTTTACATTCTCGATGCATCCGGCCACGGGGTCGCCGCAGCGCTGCGCGCGGTGGGACTCATGAGTTTTCTCCGTGAAGACAATCTCGTGAAAGCCGTGGGCAGCTTCGATCCCGGAGCGATCATCAACGAAGCCAACCGCCGTTTTCCGTTAAGCCAGGACGGGGAGTACTTTACTCTGTGGGTGGGCCGCCTCGATCTCACGTCATATGAATTGTCGTATGCCACGGCGGGCCATAGCGGCGCATTTCTGCATGCCACCAACGGTGACTCCCGATGGCTGGCCTCCGCGAGCCTGCCGTTGGGATTCGATCCAGCCTCGACCTTCGAAAGCGCC includes:
- a CDS encoding SpoIIE family protein phosphatase, producing MGEPAPQMTPSVEVVTVPKPAPVILLVDDDEITRIGMAGRLKRLGYRVIEAVDGSAGLTAIRAHRPDLVILDWMMPGMDGPSVCEAIRADPELRSSQVVLMTAHDRPEQIAEGLSRGADDFLSKAASKQEVLARVQASIRSSALVREIERTRDDLDRSHKLLSAKQHELESELQSAAAFVRAQLPLPGIPAPGIAMHWAYQPSLALGGDLFQVCAWGTDALGLYILDASGHGVAAALRAVGLMSFLREDNLVKAVGSFDPGAIINEANRRFPLSQDGEYFTLWVGRLDLTSYELSYATAGHSGAFLHATNGDSRWLASASLPLGFDPASTFESARTQLQPHDRLYLLSDGIYEAPSTTGELWGKPRLQATLEEHRSSGLVHSITETMAIAHQWLGGDIFPDDVALLGLEIQDRSTAHKGRA
- a CDS encoding STAS domain-containing protein, with the translated sequence MQITERRVGNAVILDLVGELTYANRATFKGAVDRVKSSGCRQVILNMHGVRFLDSSALGTLALVAQSLSGTPGRIALLNPQSYVKEIITLANLHQMLPVYHSEQDAIAATNLPAAG